CGGCATCAGCGCCTTCTGCACTGCGGAGGGAACGACGGTGGTCTCCTGGTCATTCCCGAACTGCAGCCGCTTCGGGATGAAGTTGATCGCCCCGCCCTTCGCGTCGGCCTCGATCATCGCGAAGCAGAAGATTTCCAGATCCTTGCCCGCGAACTGAAGGTGTCCCGAAATGCGGACACCGGTGCTCGACTCGTCCTGGGCGGCCTGGCCCTCGGTGGTGGTCGTCGTGGTCGGCGTCGGCTCGCTCTGCCCGCTGTCGCCGTTCTCGACGTAGTCCGTGCTCGCCGGCTCGATCCGCAGGTCCTTGATCTTGTCCAGCGGCGCGACGCGCGCCAGGTCGGCGGCCTTGATGGTGACCGCGCCGGTCAGCTTGCCGATGGTGATCGCCTTCGTGTTGCCGTTCGTGAGGTCCGACAGCGGCGCGGTGACGTCCTCGAGCTCGGCGTTGAGCGCGACGTCCTGGAGCTTGTCGCCGACCGGAACACCGGCGGCGGACACCCTGATGTGACTGTAGTCACCGCCCAGCGCCTGCGTGAGGAACGGGAAGCCGTGGATCGTCACCGACGGGTCGTCGGTCAGCTGCAGCTGCGTCCGGGCCTTCTGGGAGATCATGTGCTCGGCGTACGCGGCGGCCCCGAAATCGGCGCCGACCAGCAGCAGCACCAACACGACGAGGGCGATCACCCAGCGCCGTGCCCGGCGTCCGCGGCGCCGCGCGTCCGGCCTCGGTGCGGGTCGGTCGTCCCGGGTCACGGGCCTGCTCACCATCGCGTCCGTACTCCTGTTCGTCGGGGCCACCGGAGGTTTCTCCAGGTGTGATCGATCCAGCAAGGGTTAGGTGCCCGGCCGTTCAGCCGCTATTCTCACTTAGCACCGAACAACGCCACCGTGAGGCGACGATCTGTGAAGGCGGTGCGGCTCATGAGCCTGGACCTTCTGGTGCTGACCGCGGAAGCCGACGCCACGTCGGTGCTCCCGGCGCTCGACCTGCTGCCGCACACCGTACGCGTCCGCGCTCCCGAAGTGACGGCCCTGCTCGACGCGGGCCACCGCGACGTGATCCTCCTCGACGCCCGCAGCGACCTGGCCTCGGCGAAGAGCCTCTGCCGCCTGCTCAAGGGCACCGGTGAGGACGAGGCGGCCACCCCGATCATCGCGGTCGTCGGCGAGGGCGGCCTGGTGGCGGTCAGCGCCGAGTGGCGCACCGACGACATCCTGCTGCCCACCGCGGGCCCGGCCGAGGTCGACGCGCGGCTGCGGCTGGTCACGACCCGCGACGGCGGTTCCGCCCAGGTCGACGCCGAACTGCGGGTCGGCGAGCTGGTCATCGACGAGGCGACCTACACCGCCCGCCTGCGCAAGCGCACCCTCGAACTGACCTACAAGGAGTTCGAGCTGCTCAAGTACCTCGCCCAGCACGCCGGCCGGGTGTTCACCCGCGCCCAGCTGCTGCAGGAGGTCTGGGGCTACGACTTCTTCGGCGGCACCCGCACGGTCGACGTCCACGTGCGGCGCCTGCGCGCCAAGCTCGGCCCGGAGCACGAGCAGATGATCGGCACCGTGCGCAACGTCGGCTACAAGTTCGAGCGGCCCGCCAAGGGCGGCGCGGCGCGGGCGGCCGTGCCCGCGCAGGCCGAGGCGCCGGCCGAGACCCCCGAACTCGCGCACTGACGCCACACTCCCAGGACGCGCCGACAACCGTCGCGTTGCCTCTTGCCCGGGTACGGTCACGGGGTGAGCGGAGAAGGCGAGTGGCGCCAGGAACTGGACGAGCAGCAGCTCGAGGACGTGCGCGGGCTGTTGCTGGCCGTGCGCGAGGCCGACGGGCGGCCCGAGGCCGAGCCCGAGGGGCCGCTGCCCGGCGAGTTCGACGGCGGTGAGCACCTCGTCGCCTGTGTCGAGGGCGACGTCGTCGGCTACGCCCACCTCGACACCACGGGCGACTCCTTCGGGCACCAGGTCGCCGAGCTGTTCGTGCACCCCGCCCATCGCAACCGCGGCTACGGCGCGAAGCTCCTCCAGGCCCTCGACGAGCGTGCCGCGGTCGGCTTCCGCGTCTGGGCGCACGGCGACCACCCCGCGGCGCAGCAGCTGGCCGTGCGGACCGGCCTGGAGCGCAAGCGCGAGCTGCTGATCCTGCACACCGACGTCAAGGACGCGGACTGGCCGGAGCCACGGCTGCGCGACGGCGTCTCGCTGCGGACGTTCGTGCCGGGCCAGGACGAGGACGCCGTCGTCCGGGTCAACGCGCGGGCCTTCGACTGGCACCCCGAGCAGGGCGCGCTGACCGCCGACGACATCCGCGCCGACGAGCGCCGGCCGTGGTTCGACGCCGACGGCTTCTTCCTCGCCGAGCAGGACGGCGAGGTCATCGGCTTCCACTGGACGAAGGTCCACGAGGCGACTCCGGGGCGCTTCGACGGTGAACGCGTCGGCGAGGTCTACGTCGTCGGCGTCGACCCGGCGGCGCAGGGCGGCGGGCTCGGCCGGGCGCTCACGCTCGCCGGGCTGAGGTACCTCGCGAGCCGCGGGTTGCGGCAGATCATCCTGTACGTCGAGGGCGACAACGCCCCGGCGCTGGCGGTCTACACCAAGCTCGGGTTCACGCGTCACGAAGCCGACGTCCAGTACGGTCGGTGACCACGATGGACGCCGTGCGAGCGGTCCGTCACGGTGTGCGAACGCGCAGGTCACGGCCGGGACACGGCACCCTATCGGGCTAGTAGCCCTGCTCACATCCGAGGCCTTGTTCACTTTGCGTTCATGTGATGAGGGCCGACCGTCCACCAGGGCTGCCTAATGTCCGGTTCCGGCGCGGCACCACGCCGCGACGACCCGGTCAAGCTCCTGATGGAGGAAACAGCAGTGAAGATCATGCGGCCCCTGAGCGCGGTGGGCATCGTCGCGAGCGCCGCCCTCGTGCTCGCCGCCTGTGGTTCCGACCCCGCGGCGTCCAACAGCAGCAGCTCGAACTCGGCTTCGGCGCCCGCTGCGACCGGCACGGCCGACGTGGAGTGCGGCGGCAAGACCCCGCTCTCCGCGGAAGGTTCGTCGGCCCAGAAGAACGCCATCGACATCTTCACGCAGCAGTACGGCAAGAAGTGCTCCGGCCAGCAGGTCAACTACAACCCGAGCGGTTCGGGCGCGGGCGTCAAGCAGTTCAACGCCAACCAGATCGACTTCGGCGGCTCGGACTCGCCGATCACCGGCGCGGACCTCGAGGCGGCCAAGAAGCGCTGCGCGAGCGACGCCTGGAACATCCCGATGGTCGTCGGCCCGGTGGCCGTCGCCTACAAGCTCTCCGGTGTCGACAAGCTGACGCTGACCCCGTCGGTCATCGCGAAGATCTTCAGCGGTGGCATCACCAAGTGGAACGACCCGGCCATCAAGGCGGTCAAGGGCAACGAGAGCCTGAACCTGCCGGACAAGGCCATCCAGGTCGTCTCCCGCGCCGACGAGTCGGGCACCACCGACAACTTCCAGAAGTACCTGGGCGCCGCGGCGAAGGCCGACTGGACGAAGGGTGCCGGCAAGAAGTTCAACGGTGGCGTCGGCAACGGTGCGCAGGGCTCCAACGGCGTCGCGACCGCGGTGAAGGCGTCCGACGGCGGCATCACCTACGTCGAGGGCGCGTTCGCCAAGGACGGCCTGACCCCGGCCCTGATCGACAGCGGCTCCGGCGGCGTCGAGCTCAACGCGGCGAACGTGGCGAAGTCCCTCGACTCGGCCAAGTTCCTGCACGACGGCACGAACGACCTCGCGCTCGACCTCAACGGCATCTACGCCAGCAACACCCCGGGTGCCTACCCGCTGCTGCTGACGACCTACGAGATCGTCTGCTCGAAGTACGCGAACGCGGACGTCGCGAAGGCCGTAAAGGCGTTCCTGACGGTGGCGGCCACCGACGGTCAGCAGCCGCTGTCCGCCAAGGGCTACGTGCCGATCCCGCAGTCGCTGCAGAGCAAGGTCCTGACCGCCGTCAAGGCGATCTCCTGACCCGGCATTGCGACTGACACCCGAGTGATAGAGGCTGGTCAGAAGTAGCTGATGAGCGAGTCACCCTCGACGCGAACGCCCACCGGCGACCCCGGTGGGCGTTCGTCGTCCGCCACGACGCCCCCGGAGGTCCCGATTTCGGAGCAACCAGGCTCCCCGGCGGTGCCACCACCGCCCGTGAGTGAGAAACCGAAGAAGGTGCGGCCCGGTGACCGCATCTTCCAGAACCTGACCACCGGGGCCGGGATCTTCGTCGTCGCCCTGATCGGCCTGATCGGGATCTTCCTGCTCATCCAGGCGATCCCGGCGCTGAAGGCCGACAAGGCCAACTTCCTGACCAACCACGGCTGGTCGACCAACGATCCGGCGAACATGTCGTTCGGCATCCTCGACCTGCTCGAGGTGACGGTGGCGACCTCAGTGGTGGCACTGATCATCGCGATGCCGGTCTCGCTGGGCATCGCGCTGTTCCTGACGCAGTACGCGCCGAAGAAGCTCGCGCGGCCGTTCGCGTACGTCATCGACCTGCTCGCCGCGGTGCCGTCGATCATCTTCGGCCTCTGGGGAATCCTGGTGTTCGCCCCGGCGATCGAGCCGTTCGCGCAGTGGATCAACGAGACGTTCTCGTGGTTCCCGCTGCTGGCGCCCGGCAACGTCGCGCCCAGCGTGCGCGGCACCATCTTCACCGCGGGCATCGTGCTCGCCGTGATGATCCTGCCGATCATCACGTCGCTCTCGCGCGAGGTCTTCGAGCGCACGCCGACGCCGCACATCGAGGGCGCGCTGGCGCTCGGCGCGACGCGCTGGGAAGTCATCCGCACGACGGTGCTGCCGTTCGGCAAGGCCGGCTACGTCGGCGCGTCCATGCTCGGCCTCGGCCGCGCGCTGGGCGAGACGATCGCGCTGGCCGTCATCCTCCTCATCCCGCAGGGCAAGAACTTCGACTGGAGCCTCTTCGACGGCGGCGCGACGTTCGCCTCGAAGATCGCCGCGAACTACAGCGAGTTCAACAACGAGGTCTCGGCCGGTGCGTACATCGCCGCGGGCCTGGTGCTGTTCGTGCTCACGTTCGTCGTGAACTTCTTCGCGCGGTCCATCATCGGCAAGAAGGGGGACTGAGCATGTCCACCACCTCGCTCGAAGCCCCCGCCACGACCCCGGCGTTCC
This genomic window from Amycolatopsis mongoliensis contains:
- the pstS gene encoding phosphate ABC transporter substrate-binding protein PstS; amino-acid sequence: MKIMRPLSAVGIVASAALVLAACGSDPAASNSSSSNSASAPAATGTADVECGGKTPLSAEGSSAQKNAIDIFTQQYGKKCSGQQVNYNPSGSGAGVKQFNANQIDFGGSDSPITGADLEAAKKRCASDAWNIPMVVGPVAVAYKLSGVDKLTLTPSVIAKIFSGGITKWNDPAIKAVKGNESLNLPDKAIQVVSRADESGTTDNFQKYLGAAAKADWTKGAGKKFNGGVGNGAQGSNGVATAVKASDGGITYVEGAFAKDGLTPALIDSGSGGVELNAANVAKSLDSAKFLHDGTNDLALDLNGIYASNTPGAYPLLLTTYEIVCSKYANADVAKAVKAFLTVAATDGQQPLSAKGYVPIPQSLQSKVLTAVKAIS
- a CDS encoding winged helix-turn-helix transcriptional regulator, whose product is MSLDLLVLTAEADATSVLPALDLLPHTVRVRAPEVTALLDAGHRDVILLDARSDLASAKSLCRLLKGTGEDEAATPIIAVVGEGGLVAVSAEWRTDDILLPTAGPAEVDARLRLVTTRDGGSAQVDAELRVGELVIDEATYTARLRKRTLELTYKEFELLKYLAQHAGRVFTRAQLLQEVWGYDFFGGTRTVDVHVRRLRAKLGPEHEQMIGTVRNVGYKFERPAKGGAARAAVPAQAEAPAETPELAH
- the pstC gene encoding phosphate ABC transporter permease subunit PstC produces the protein MRPGDRIFQNLTTGAGIFVVALIGLIGIFLLIQAIPALKADKANFLTNHGWSTNDPANMSFGILDLLEVTVATSVVALIIAMPVSLGIALFLTQYAPKKLARPFAYVIDLLAAVPSIIFGLWGILVFAPAIEPFAQWINETFSWFPLLAPGNVAPSVRGTIFTAGIVLAVMILPIITSLSREVFERTPTPHIEGALALGATRWEVIRTTVLPFGKAGYVGASMLGLGRALGETIALAVILLIPQGKNFDWSLFDGGATFASKIAANYSEFNNEVSAGAYIAAGLVLFVLTFVVNFFARSIIGKKGD
- the mshD gene encoding mycothiol synthase, producing the protein MSGEGEWRQELDEQQLEDVRGLLLAVREADGRPEAEPEGPLPGEFDGGEHLVACVEGDVVGYAHLDTTGDSFGHQVAELFVHPAHRNRGYGAKLLQALDERAAVGFRVWAHGDHPAAQQLAVRTGLERKRELLILHTDVKDADWPEPRLRDGVSLRTFVPGQDEDAVVRVNARAFDWHPEQGALTADDIRADERRPWFDADGFFLAEQDGEVIGFHWTKVHEATPGRFDGERVGEVYVVGVDPAAQGGGLGRALTLAGLRYLASRGLRQIILYVEGDNAPALAVYTKLGFTRHEADVQYGR
- a CDS encoding LmeA family phospholipid-binding protein encodes the protein MVSRPVTRDDRPAPRPDARRRGRRARRWVIALVVLVLLLVGADFGAAAYAEHMISQKARTQLQLTDDPSVTIHGFPFLTQALGGDYSHIRVSAAGVPVGDKLQDVALNAELEDVTAPLSDLTNGNTKAITIGKLTGAVTIKAADLARVAPLDKIKDLRIEPASTDYVENGDSGQSEPTPTTTTTTEGQAAQDESSTGVRISGHLQFAGKDLEIFCFAMIEADAKGGAINFIPKRLQFGNDQETTVVPSAVQKALMPNFSASIKTKDLPLSVTPTGVRVQSGSVTIKGEAANVSFAELSK